A stretch of DNA from Chionomys nivalis chromosome 14, mChiNiv1.1, whole genome shotgun sequence:
tggggatgggggaggggagtggggggagggggcaatgtgtgggaggaggggtgggaaatgggaaacggggagcagttggaaattttaattaaaaaagaataaaaaaaaataataaaaaaaaaaacaactctattTTCAAATTCGTTACTATTTAAAGTTTCCAAATTAAAGTCGTTTTAAAGTGTATGCAGACTTTTCTTTACCAGTGTTGTTACTGTTTGAAACTGCGTAATTGGTACAAATATCCAATATTTTTCACGAGTGGGAtcatgaaaacaaaattagaagGCAGCTGGTCTTATCACACATTGACGATTTGAATAATCAGGTAAGCAGAAGAACTCATTTttgtaaaagtatttttttcacaGTGATAAAATATCAAAGTATTAGGGTTAATGTTTGTGTAATTCGCTATAAGTTATTATGGAATAAATTATCTTTTGGAATACTCCACTGCACAGATACAGTTGAATCGATCGAATTCATCAGCTAAGCATTGAGTGAAATAGTTACAAACCAAATAGTGTATGTtgtgaaaacaaactaaaattttatattgACTAACCTTCCAAGTCTAAAATATCCAAATTACATTATATCAAAAATACAAGTTTTTGATGCACTCTAAGACAATATCTAGCAAATTACTGTGTCtctatttaaatagaaaatgtatGTACACATTTAGTGCATAAatcattcaaatattttatttcaaacttaAAATACCACATTAAAGCcagaaagtttgatttcttcaaatttctccttttttcccaaTAGTGTTTTGGCTCTTCAGGAGTTAAGAGTTGAATTAAGGAGTTGCTGCTTTGATCTTTGTAATTAGAGCAGTAATGCTAGACATATGGCTTTGTCAGGAGGGAATTGTTGGGGTACCAAGTTAATTTCACTTTATCACTAGAGGCTAAATATGGCAACTGCCACATGTTCATTCAGAACAGGACTCTTGGATTGTTTCTTACGGTTTCTGCTCATCATCAAATTTCTACATTTATTTCCGATATCAATGCTGTAAGCATTTCCATGtgtgtagttttgtttttgttgttttgagacaaggactctctatgtagtcttggttgttctggaactcattgtgtaaatcaggctggcctcaaactcacagagatctccctgatTCTGTCTAcaaagtgctggggattgaaggcGTGCCAGGCTCTCCACTTGGTTTTCACTCATCAATTGCTGTATAAAAGTATTCTCATAGAGTCTCAGGTCTAGTGTCTTAACAGACACCATAACAGCAAAGAAGAAGGGGATATTCTCTAAGATACTGGCTTCATACGGTGAATGGGGAAGTGTAAGCCCCAAGGCTATTTGGGGCCTAACTCACCTGTGTTACAAAGGTGAGTCAACCTTCTTAAGGCTTGAATCTCCTGAAACCTGTTTGCAAACTACCATGAGCCATgagacctcctctctctctctctctctctctctctctctctctctctctctctctctctctgtctctcccttttcctccctccctccctctcatttttgaaatagggtttctctgtgtcacagtccaactgtcccagaactcactttatagaccaggctggcctcggactcacaaagatccacctgcctcagcgtCCTGGctactggaactaaaggcatgtgccgccccACCCAGCCTCGAATCTCTCTTTTAAAGACCATTAAAGCCAGGACAGCGTGAAGGAACTTTCAAAGGAAGGTAAGAAGCTGCTAAAACATCATCACCGAGGATGACTAAGGCCATGGAAAGACGACTAGACAGGTTCAGTGTTTGTTCTCTCCCCTAGGACATAGAGATCCATAACCACATGGAAAGACTGCAGATGAAAGAGATTTGATTTGTCCAAATCCAAAGCAGGAGATGACCGTTGGGAGGTAAGTGCTAGTTGACATAAATTATGCCAAGTGGAATTGTTGCaaagggagaggagagctatagaaACTGCCGTGTATTACATGACTCTTGAGCTCTGGAATAGCAAATGTCAGAACGTGATGAATAAATGAAGTCATCTAAAACAAAATGAGATTTATCACTTCTCTGCTTTTTGGAAAATCAAGTGTGGAAGGAAAGGGGATTTACATATAATGATGGAGAAACTGGCTGACATCAAACTTGTCATCAACAATATTCTGTGACAGCAGAGCAGCAGAAAGTGTTTTCACTCTTAAGAATACTATCAGCCAAACTATTGTTATGCATTAAAACTGAACAGTGGGTTTTCAAGCAAGTAATTAAATTTCTGAGTTGACatctttagagaaaaataaaggataGTATATACTGCATAGAATTATGTTTTGAAAATGAATGATTGAATCTCtatcttgaaatatttatttagttttgataTTGTCAAGAGTAACCAGAGATCAATAGAAACACCAATTAGAGACCAAAGAATTTAAACAGAGATTTTTGGGAGTTAGTTggatgaacaaaaaaaaatcttgtatttTTCTCATCCCTAaaagtcaaaaacaccaatgggctTAATTTGGAACCAAATTAGAGACTAATCTGCTattttgctcttctctgagttTCCAGATTTAAATTAAAAACCGGTTCAATGGAGAGTGGTGTTACTCTGACAATTAAATTGTTATTTCCTTTTCTGAATATGGGTTGTTCTTTTGAAATTCAGTGTGTGTACAAGTTTGAGATAAAAGTCCTCACAAAATTCAATGGTTTCCTAAATGTTTCAAATTAGTTCTTCAGTGAGCACTTTGAGCATCTGTGTTTAAAGAGACACTGTGTTCCGTACTACAAGATCaactataaataaaaacaaagggctCTTTAACTTTCTTAGTATCCACTGGCGTTGTTTAACAGCAAGAGGACtcaatttttgtttaattttgtttcctcttcaaacattaaaatatcagtaatagggctggagagatggctcagaggttaagagcactgcctgttcttccaaaggtcctgagttcaattcccagcaaccacatgatggctcacatctgtaatggggtctggtgccctcttctggccttcgggcatacacgcagacagaatattgtatacacaataaataaatatttaaaaaaaaagaaagaaaaaaaataaaatatcagtaatACCAACTTTCCAAAACTGACAGTAACCTAGAGAACTGACAAAGTCATCTCTTTCACTGATACCAGACTTGCAGTTTGAAAATGCCCCAAAGTGCAACAGTAGTTTGTACTATACATGTAGTGCCtcccctgtcttagttaggacttTTATTACCATGAAGAGAAACAATGACTGTGGcaaatcttataaagaaaacatttagttgaggcaGTGGCTTacattatcatcgtggtgggaaACACGGCAGTGCAtagacagatgtggtgctggctaTGTCTTGATAAGAAGGCAACAGGAATTAGACTGAGTGTTATATTGAGTGAAGCTTGAGCGAAAGAGGACTTAAAGCCCAcacccacagtaacacacttccttcaacacgGCCGTATCTCCCAATAGTGCTActtcctatgagtttatggggaccaattacatccACATCCTGTGAGTCCTGCACTTAGTAAAATATCCATATAAAGAGGCCTTGGGAACCAGTCATGGAGGTATATCTGTAATTCAGACTTCAGGAGCAGAGTCGGAAGCCAGCCTAGGCAGAACAGAGAGAGCTGAATAAGGACCTATCTCAAAAATAGCAGTAGTTTTggaaagtaatttaaataatagaaGGTTTCTAACTGcccaaaagcaaaaataaatttgaaCAAAGACTGATGTTTTTTATCCGAATTCGAAATCAGTCCAGGTTGTTTTATTGGCTTGGAAATTTTCTGCCCATTTTGtcaacaatgtataaatatagGCCAACCATAAATTAAATTGCTAATAGGATCTGGGACTGGGGGTGGACCTTAGTGATAAAAGATATATCTTGTATACTATGGGCTCCAGgctttggacacacacacatgcatccccACAGATAGTAATTCATCCTTTGTCTTCAAGTGGTAAATGGGTCATCAGCATATAGCCCTTACTCTTTAGTGTTATATCATATGCTATAGTGCCTCTCAAATATAATTGTCTACATGAATTACAGAATTTCTGAAAAATTACAGATAtgtatgaaaagataaaaaatctaaaattttcatATGAATATTTAGGCTTAACagaaagatattttgattattaATAACTCATATTTTCAACATAAAAATTTTATGCTACAGAAATTCCTGCTTGGATACTGGTTGACCCACTTCTGCAAGcacttaaatttggttttaactACACAACTACAGGTACTGATGACTGAAATTATGTCAATATTAATTCTTGTCTTTCCATAATTTCCAAAactattttcagttatttttggatttttgaggcagggtttctctgtgtaacaggcttggctgtcatgaaactcactttgtagaccatgtctcctactcacagagattcatctgcctctgcctccttggattaaaggtaagtaccaccattgcccaactcatttttaatttttgataagttcaattatttttcttgcaTAACATTCAAATACTAGATAGATATATCTGATAATCGAATATGGAAAacgatttttaaataaatttaaccaaAGAAATAATGACTTGTTATGTGAAACATTTTTTAGAGAAATTCactcaaaatatacatatattatgatTTTCATTGCTTCCATGTGTTATTTTTAGTTGTATAAAATTCCAACTTCCCTAATGATACTGTTTTTCCCCATTATAaattcatatatgtgtacactCTTCAGTTAAAATGTTGTAGGAAGGATACTGGTGTGGACTGGAAGATTTCATTCCCAACAATCCTACATCATgacagatggaaatagaaaggaagaacCCATTGATAGGATGCAATGGAAATAGTTCCCCCGAGTCACCCTATTTATGGCAAATAAGTATTAGTGATAAAAAgattaaaacacttaaaagtcATTCATCTGCATAGTTTGTGGAAAGGTTAACGGGCCCTCATGTTTATACAGCATTTATAAATCAGCTTATCATCCAAACACATGGCTCACTAAATCTCTTCTCATACAAGGTGAAAGCACACTCAGCCACTAGCAATGGCTTAGGTCAAGCAACGTTATTTCTGGTACATTTTAGAAGCCATTTTGGCCTGTATTTAAGCAATTAAAGTCTTGAAATAGTAACTGTGATTGTCAGAAAAGATGATAAACTTAACAACGCACTCCTTTCTTTTATGTATGAAACATGGAAACTATGACAGATGACTGCATCTCATGTTCACCCTTTATTAGCTGTACACAACGCTGTGGTACCATTATAACAGATGTGTGGGTGAGggaaacacatacatgcacgatGGAGTTACTTTATTCAGGCATCAAGAATGAATATGTCATTTTGAGAGACATGGAGCTGCAGATCATTTAAGCTAAATAACCACCCTCTAAAAGCCAATTAGTACATGAAGGCAAAATGGGGGGTTTAAGACTGTGAAGGGGAGAAAAACAGAGGATTAAAGAATGTGATAAGTGAATGGTATCAAGGTGTGATGTGTGCACCTCTGAAAATGTCACAATGGGTTCTGAACACTGAAAATATACCAAGCTGGAGGGAagtgaaaatcaaaattaattctATACAGCAAGCTATATGCAAAGCCTCAACAAGACACTATTTGAAGTGAGAGTTGCAAAAATCCATGCTGGTTATAATGGAGAGGAAGAAATGAGTTCCTGAGAACAGCATTTGAAATAACCAGAGAAACACAATAGAGTTATATATCCCCCTCCTAAATTAGTGAAGGAAAAATATGCATTAGGGTTACACTGACAAAATAGGAAGCACagttctcccccccccaaaaaaatacactaaaagaaaacagagaataaaATCGATGTAGAAATATATTGACTCAAGGAAAGAATatggaaagcaaaaggaaaatataaagcaGCTATTTCTGATGTGGTTATTGAAACCTACGTCTCCCGGTAACTGAAATTTAGCTAGGGGTCCTGAAACAGATCACTGGGGATAATGGGATTAAAGAACTTGAAATCTGCTGTGCCAGAGTCTCCAGTCAGACACACCTCATACTGGTAACCCTGGGACAGGGTCCCTGCACCGCTGACATCCACCAGGTGACCAGGAAAGTGACCCTCAGTCACAGAGCAGCCACCCAGTGAGGTCGCCCTGGCCCTCCTGCACAGCCTTACCCCCACAAACAGCagaacagacaagaggaagaGTGAAGACACAGATGCCAAGGCGATAACCAGGTACAGTGTGAGTGCGTCCTCATCTTGGGCGGGGTCGCGCGCCacctcaggcagaggcaggtagggctGAGAGAAGCCATCCACCACCAGCACATGCAGAGTGACACTGGCAGACCGCGGAGGATCGCCATTGTCCttgaccagcagcagcagcctgtgcTTGGGCGCATCGCGCTCACTCAGCAGCCTAGAGGTGCGCACCTCGCCATTGTGAGCCCACACGTTGAACAGCCCTGGCTCCGTAGCCTTCAGCAGCTGAAAGGACAACCAAGCGTTCTGGCCAGAGTCGCGATCCACAGCCACCACCTTGGTGACCAGATAGCCAGGCTCTGCTGCCTTAGGCAGCAGCTCGGTGAAGGGCGCAGAGGCGTTCTGCAGAGGGTAGAGCACGAAGGGCGCATTGTCGTTGGCGTCCAGCACCTGCACGCGCACCAGCGCCTGGCTACTGAGCTCAGGTGAGCCTTGGTCTGTGGCGCCCACGTGGAACTCAAAGGTCTTCAGGGCCTCGTAGTCCAGCGCCCTGAGCGCGAACAGCTGCCCATTGTCGGCATTGATGGAGATGAGCGAGAAGACGTCCAGCTGCGGGTCGTGGGTGGGCAGCAGCGAGTAGGTGATGTGGGCATTGGAGCCTGAGTCTGAGTCTGTGGCGCTGATGGTGCCTATGTGCAGGGCGGGGCTGTTGTTCTCTTCAACAAACAGGGTGTAGGAGCTTTGTGTGAAGGCTGGAGCGTTGTCGTTGACATCGGAGACCTGCATTGTTATGGTGTGCTGGGTTGTGAGCCTGGGTGTGCCCATGTCGCTGACTGTGATGGTGATGTTGTACTcagctctgctctctctgtccagtGGCCTCTCTGTCACTAAAGTGTAATAGTTCTCAAATGTGGGTTTTAAGAGAAATGGAAGATCATTTGGAATAGAACACACCATCCTTCCATTGTCGCCAGAATCTGGGTCAGAAACACTGAAAACAGCAACCACAGCTTCAGGAACATTTTCTGGGATTGAACTAGTGAGCGAAGATATGGTAAGTTTAGGGGCGTTGTCATTCACATCCAACACCTGTATAGCTACACTGCATTTCCCTGAAAGACCTCCACTGTCTGTGGCTATAATTTCCATGTTATAATACTGAGTTTCCTCAAAATCCAATACCCTTTTAAGACGAATTTCTCCTGTGACCTGGTCTATTACAAATGGTTGAGAAACTTCACCACCTTGAAACAAAGAGTAGGCGACATTTCTATTTATCCCAGCATCTAAATCCCTGGCAGACACCATTAAAACTAAGGCATCAAGGGGGCTGTTCTCAGGGATCTGAACTTCATAGAGCGACTGTACAAACTGGGGAGCATTATCGTTGATGTCCAAGACTTCAATGCGAACTGTGGTGGTCCCAGATCTGGACGGCGACCCTCCATCCACAGCAGTGAGGGTTAAAGTGAGCTCAGGCTGCTCCTCCCTGTCCAGGGCTCTGTCCAGCACCAGCTCTGGGTATTTCCTGCCATCAGCTCGACTGTGAGTAACGACATGGAAGTGGAGGTTGGGGCTGATTGTGTAGTTCTGAACAGCATTGCTGCCTATGTCAGGGTCCTGAGCCGCCTTCAGAGGAAACACAGTCCCTGGCTGGGCACTTTCTTGGATTTTTAGGAGCATTTCCCTGTGCGGGAACTCTGGAGAATGGTCGTTTATGTCTGTGAGCTGCAGGTCAGTTTGGAAGAACTGCACAGGGTTTTCCAGTATGAGCTGGAAGTGCAGCACACAGGGTTCTGTCACCCCACACAGCACTTCACGATCTGGTTTTTCCTTCAGGAGTAAATTCCCGGTCTCTGCATCCAGCTGCAAGAGCTCTTTGTTTCCTCTATGATGGATTCGCGCCCCTCTAGTGGCCAGTTCACCCACCCTAAGGCCCAGATCTTTTGCCAGGTTAGCCACCAAGTATCCAGTCTCTGTTTCTTCTGGCATGGAGTATCTAATTGCCTCAGAGCCAGCGTCCCACAAAAGCAACAACATAGTAAGAAAAACGACTTGCCTTTTCTCTGGCGTTTTTGCTAGAGCTGTCTCCATTGTTCAGATGCAGTTCCTAGGCGGCTGCTACTTCTTAATCTTTGAATAATGTTTGATAATGTTTGATAAAATAACCTCGACTTAAATCTTCCCGAATTGCTTACAGGAGTCTATTATCCTAGATCTTATGTAAATGCGCCCTTCTTTCAGGGAACAGTCCGCATTCTGATTACTGGGAAGGACTTCCTGCTCATCCTTAGAGCGCCTCATTTTACAAATTGTTAGTCTGCAGCGCCACCGTGCGTACTTTTCTAGTGTTGCAATTGGGTACACTCGTTTTGTTCTCAGTCCAACCCTGTTGTGTTTAAACACCCTTTAAGATGCAGAGCTATTCTTCCATTGAGTGCTCAAATCTTAGCAACCATAATTTCCGACACATTTGATGAGTTAATTTTCAATGAATGTAACTTTTTAAATGAGCAAAATAGCAATAGATATGTATGAAAGACGTTTTGAATACATAAATTCAATGTAATGGATACCGACAAAATATTGGAATATTCCCCAATTACTTTCCactgaaatatacataaaaaggGCACCAGTCTTGAGTATATAGCACAACAAATGATCACCAAGATAATACGGTTTGATAAGCAGAATCTATATAAGTAGCTCACACCTAAAGAGAAAAAAGCTCCCCCTGCCGTTTTATTACCATAggatatttttgcttttcttaggACTTTTAAAGTAGTGCCGGTAGAGTACTCCTCTGATGTAAGATTGCTCTTCACTTGCATTTTCTTTGGCGTGCTCATCTATGGTATGATGCTGTCATCGTTTGTACCATTCCTCCGTATGTCTGCAtcatttgcatgcacacacaccacaaaaggAACATTGCAGATTTCCAGGTTTCAGTTTTtagttgcttgtttttttgttttgctttgttttggtttgttttggctttctttttaaaggcagggtttctctgtgtaacagctctggctgtcctggctcaCTTTTCAGACcatgttgacctcaaactcagagagatctgcctgtctctgccttccgagtccTGAGATTATAGGCGTGCATCACATCAAGCCTAGATTTGCATCTTGGATATTACTCTTGTGAACAATCCTTCACATGTCCAATGTATAAAATATGCATAAGTTATACGTATCAGAATGATGTGCTGTACATCCAAGTGTGAAAATACATTTGGCCTTGACAAATGCTGTGAAATGGTTTTCAAAAGCACTTGTGCTGAGCTGGTGGCTCACCCCTTTAGTCCCAACTCTGAGAAGACAAAGAGgtatcacaaattcaaggccagagtgGGATACATAGCCAGTCACTATCTCAAAGACATTCCTTTAAATGCTCGAAATAGCTCAacagtagaatgcttgcctagtgcACTCAGTGGAttgggctccattcccagcaatGTGAAAAAGTAATTCCAGGAACACATGGGAATTCCTGTTGCTCCATAATCTTGTCAACATTTGATGCTGTCTTTCCCGGTTTTAACCACTCTAGTGAATAGGGATGTCATAGTGTACATTTAATTAGCATTTCCCTAGAGATTAATGAAATGTTACAAACTTTCACATGTTTATTGACCATTCAGATGCATTCTCATGATGAGGTCTTTTATATATTTCCTATCTGAGACATTGGTCTGATGGCTTTTTGGTCTGCGGAAGAATCTATATTCTTAGTATAATCCTGTTTTGTATATGCATATTGCAAATAATTTTTTCTATACCTTCTTTGAGAAACAAAAATTACTAATTTTAACTTAACCTTATCTGTCAATATTTTCCATATCTGGGTAGCACTATTCTACTGTTTAAATCTTTCTATCTCCATGGTCATAAGAATTCTTATGTATTTTGGatgattactttttattttcatatttaaagctATAATCAACATAAACTCTTTCAAGTGCATAAAATTAGGGTCCATATTTTCCCAAATCCTTTGCATTCTGTACTGAAAAGATGACCCATTGCCCATTGTTTCTGAGTTGTCACAATGTCCTAAGTCAGGTGATCATGAATCAGCTCAAAGATTCCATTTGCCTCGAATATCAAACAGTAATGCTCTTCTCTCTTACTTCTTATAACTCCACAATAGGTCTTATTATCTTAAAGGTAAGTTTCCTTCtaaaataaatgacttttaatgaacgttaaaccaacaaaaaaatattaaaaggcatAGAGAACAGCCACAACTGGGCACAACCTTCCTCATTATAGTTCAGTCTAGAGTGGTACATTTCTTATAACTGATTGAGCTTcaatattaacatatatttcccTGAGTCCATCACTTTAACTGGGTTTCCTtctacatactacacacacacacacacacacacacacaatttatcaTGGCATGCATCTATTTTTTAGTAACACGAAGCCATTTCTCTGACACCAAATCTTCAAAATCAATTTATTTATCTACATCTCCATTTTCTGAATCTCTGGAAATCATTGATCTTTTATACTGCCTGtatcctttgaattttttgatattTCATATAGTTAGAATTTTTCAGCTTACTTCAGTGATAAATGTGTTTAAGTTTTCTCAGAGACTCTTCATGATTTGACAGCTCATTTCACTTGttattgaataatattccattttgtgATTGCATTAGGCTATCTCAGTTTCACTTACTGAAGGATCTTGGTAACTGTTAGAGTTTGACAAGTTATGTAAAAGGCTCCAGTAAACGCCCCTGTTTCAGTTTTTTGTGCAAACATAGTTTCAACTAACTTAAATATTAAGAAACATGATTGCTGTCTCCTATAGTAAGAGTGTGCTTGGTTTTGCTGCCAAACAATCTTCTAAAATGACCATATCATTCATTCCCATAACCCATAAATGAGGTCCTTAGTGTGTCATGTCCTCTCAGGAGTGGTAGTGTCAATGTCCCCGAGATTAGTCATTCTGCCTTATGGTTGGGTAGTGGTGTTTTATTTCTCAAACTTGTTGACATGGAGCCTCTTCCCATGTGATTATTCATCATCTGTATTAGTTGGGGTTATCTAGagtatagatatagatgatatatatatataatgtgtatatatagaaagaatatttattacagtaagaatatatatataaaggaatTCATTAGAATGAATTTCATTGTTACTTAATAAACTATAACCTTGCTACTGTTGTgactaataataaaaaatctgtgttttccaatagtCTTAGGCGACCCTTGTGAGAGGGTCATTTGATCCTCCTCAATGGATCACAACCAAAAGGCTGAGAACCACAATTATAAAGGCTCCCAGTAGAAGGTGCAGCCCAGATTAGAGATGAATCTTCTCCCACCAAAAGAGCTGGATTAAAGGCGCGTCTACCCACCTTGAAGGTCTGTTTAGAGGTGGATCTTTCCACTTCAAAGTAAGCAAAATCTTTCACAGGTGTGCCCCATTTGGGGGTTTTAGTTCATTTCAgctgtagtcaagttgacaaccaagaatagccatcccacCATCTCAGAATTTTGTTTGCTAAGTGTTAGTATCTTTGGCATtatgtaggcttgttttcttaaTGTTGAGTCTTTAAAGTCTGTATTTTACACAGCTGTCTTTTATCAATTGCATCATTTGGCAGCATTTTCTCCTGATCTTTGACACTTTTTGGTAGACTCTTTCACAGAGcataaaatctaattttaataaAGTGTGCATCTTCAATTATTTCTTCCACAGATCATTATTTTGGGTCAagattgtttattgttttttctttgcatttgtaTACAAAAAAGTCCATCAAATACACAAAGAAGATTGCTGAAATTCTGCATAAGGTTTTATGATCTATTGATTCTTCCAAAGATAAACAATATTTCAGCAACTGAGCCTTTCCAATAGATTATTGTGCATTCCTCAGTTTATTTagatctttatatttttctcaataatttttgatcttcctgctttaTAACTCCCTAGGAGATTTGTTTGTTGGTGTTTATATATTTGGAAgccattttaaatgctatttcaatttttcttcttatAAACAGAGCTGATCTCACATCTGCCGGCGTTCCTGGCTTACATTATCACTTCTGTGCTgcaggaattcctactgccagtagcctttaagttacccagcCACTTGGGTgtagcctcttatactatttatgctgatgtttACTTCTGATTGcagaattttcataattttaatcaCATAATTTCatcacttaa
This window harbors:
- the LOC130886908 gene encoding protocadherin beta-8, with the translated sequence METALAKTPEKRQVVFLTMLLLLWDAGSEAIRYSMPEETETGYLVANLAKDLGLRVGELATRGARIHHRGNKELLQLDAETGNLLLKEKPDREVLCGVTEPCVLHFQLILENPVQFFQTDLQLTDINDHSPEFPHREMLLKIQESAQPGTVFPLKAAQDPDIGSNAVQNYTISPNLHFHVVTHSRADGRKYPELVLDRALDREEQPELTLTLTAVDGGSPSRSGTTTVRIEVLDINDNAPQFVQSLYEVQIPENSPLDALVLMVSARDLDAGINRNVAYSLFQGGEVSQPFVIDQVTGEIRLKRVLDFEETQYYNMEIIATDSGGLSGKCSVAIQVLDVNDNAPKLTISSLTSSIPENVPEAVVAVFSVSDPDSGDNGRMVCSIPNDLPFLLKPTFENYYTLVTERPLDRESRAEYNITITVSDMGTPRLTTQHTITMQVSDVNDNAPAFTQSSYTLFVEENNSPALHIGTISATDSDSGSNAHITYSLLPTHDPQLDVFSLISINADNGQLFALRALDYEALKTFEFHVGATDQGSPELSSQALVRVQVLDANDNAPFVLYPLQNASAPFTELLPKAAEPGYLVTKVVAVDRDSGQNAWLSFQLLKATEPGLFNVWAHNGEVRTSRLLSERDAPKHRLLLLVKDNGDPPRSASVTLHVLVVDGFSQPYLPLPEVARDPAQDEDALTLYLVIALASVSSLFLLSVLLFVGVRLCRRARATSLGGCSVTEGHFPGHLVDVSGAGTLSQGYQYEVCLTGDSGTADFKFFNPIIPSDLFQDP